The following are encoded in a window of Campylobacter concisus ATCC 51562 genomic DNA:
- a CDS encoding MFS transporter, which yields MSDTMLRPFLARVSGRGRMRRTDAKQGQSHKMRSDLFGSSQAAQMLSTLVIIMAIAPIVGPLLGGAILEFGSWHGIFWLMALASAVMFAMIFSLPETLPPQKRSTKPIVSSFRNYLRLLQDAKFMRYTLSVTFFYVAAYAFITGSSFVYIDYFGIPSKYYGFLFGINIVGVMALSFVNKKLVKRYALNRLLIVSTLVAALAASVLFAFAFFKTGGVLGVVIPMFFVFSMNGIIASCSNAVALDSVPQEMKGSAAALIGSLQYGSGILSSAMLAAFSAGTPWTMSWIIALFVWLSALAAYFNK from the coding sequence ATGTCGGACACTATGCTGCGCCCTTTTCTGGCGCGTGTTTCAGGCCGTGGGCGCATGCGTAGGACCGATGCTAAGCAGGGCCAAAGCCATAAAATGCGGAGCGATCTTTTCGGTAGCTCGCAGGCCGCACAGATGCTCTCTACGCTAGTTATCATCATGGCGATAGCGCCGATAGTAGGTCCGTTATTGGGCGGCGCGATATTGGAGTTTGGCTCTTGGCACGGGATATTTTGGCTGATGGCGCTAGCTAGCGCGGTTATGTTTGCGATGATTTTTTCTCTACCGGAGACCTTGCCGCCGCAAAAGCGCTCCACAAAGCCCATCGTATCGTCTTTTAGAAACTATCTAAGATTATTACAAGACGCCAAATTTATGCGCTACACTCTTAGCGTGACGTTTTTCTACGTAGCCGCCTATGCCTTTATCACGGGCTCATCGTTTGTATATATCGATTATTTCGGTATTCCTAGCAAATACTACGGATTTTTATTCGGCATAAACATCGTGGGCGTCATGGCGCTAAGTTTCGTAAACAAAAAGCTGGTAAAGCGCTATGCGCTAAACCGCCTGCTCATAGTCTCCACGCTCGTTGCCGCGCTTGCTGCCAGCGTGCTGTTTGCGTTTGCGTTTTTCAAAACGGGCGGCGTTCTTGGCGTGGTAATCCCGATGTTTTTCGTTTTTAGCATGAACGGCATCATCGCTTCTTGCTCCAATGCCGTCGCTCTTGATAGCGTGCCGCAGGAGATGAAGGGTTCTGCCGCTGCGCTCATCGGCTCGCTGCAATACGGCAGCGGCATCCTCTCCTCGGCGATGCTTGCGGCGTTTTCTGCGGGTACGCCGTGGACAATGTCTTGGATAATAGCTCTGTTTGTTTGGCTAAGCGCGCTCGCAGCGTATTTTAACAAATAA
- a CDS encoding tetratricopeptide repeat protein, protein MKKIFLFLAPICLFASSCDELIQESVREFYKSDRNLERAINLAEQATDVCLKEGNTEQAITSLINSTSICMVNKEPQKALELSQRALELAANVRDKLLLARSYHSLGAAQKALGRYDEALANFQEALKIYDNAPNAPMNDELICIKGIASAYYLKNDFDKAHENHLLALNLLDITPELSGNELVRSELLVELANDLAKLNQKDEATQNYKKVLEILNGKEQNPRARDLLERANKGLNGLN, encoded by the coding sequence ATGAAGAAAATTTTTCTATTTTTAGCGCCTATTTGCCTCTTTGCAAGTAGCTGTGACGAGCTAATACAAGAGAGTGTGAGGGAGTTTTATAAAAGCGATAGAAATTTGGAGAGAGCCATAAATTTAGCCGAGCAAGCGACTGATGTCTGCTTAAAAGAGGGCAACACCGAGCAGGCGATCACTTCGCTCATAAATAGCACTAGCATTTGCATGGTAAATAAAGAGCCACAAAAGGCGTTAGAGCTCTCACAAAGAGCCCTAGAGCTTGCGGCAAACGTTAGAGACAAGCTGCTACTAGCTCGCTCTTATCATAGCCTAGGTGCGGCACAAAAGGCGCTAGGCAGATACGACGAAGCACTTGCTAATTTTCAAGAAGCTCTAAAAATTTATGACAACGCGCCAAATGCCCCAATGAACGACGAACTCATCTGTATAAAAGGCATCGCTAGCGCCTACTACCTAAAAAACGACTTTGACAAAGCCCACGAAAACCACCTTTTAGCGCTAAATTTACTTGATATCACGCCGGAGTTAAGCGGCAACGAGCTTGTGCGATCAGAGCTTTTAGTAGAGCTTGCTAACGACCTAGCAAAGCTTAATCAAAAGGACGAAGCTACCCAAAACTACAAAAAAGTGCTTGAAATTTTAAATGGAAAAGAGCAAAATCCTCGCGCACGGGATCTTTTAGAGAGAGCTAACAAAGGGCTAAATGGGCTTAACTAA
- a CDS encoding TonB-dependent receptor domain-containing protein, whose translation MRPILSLAVLSSLLLANEANLDIIKPIREFAPPPVITPNVAQSAFVENQFDRTQRSEYPFVTNLLDNSADMFHISAGMYGKSFYNSSLFKYRGANFYTILNANFTKANNYKDGSGKRWDYGYNRQGQSAILGFVPNDLSELRLTFLRDNIDKDKQPEHVMDAFKTTRKVGKLNIRLGEEDLSNTLNFEFVLKKVERKADNFHLRDATPNVKVDLKRNIFEANLKYDADFASFHNQIGAGFEKDKHDGKRYMKQGNNWVFNGYRFADVRNDKFMLFDTLAYKFNEANEASLALKYEEQRSKLNGIDTKFFVPNPIAPNTTRKLVRQIYGEDVSDKIKKDAFSASLKYKFTPNDKDSYFAKLESLSRLPSNMERFNALYGEGDKGWIANPNLEPERHNRAVLGFKFGSEFYKEYLNSLQNKDAFSFGGHFIADSVKNLIIFDRRHSKAAMPLINKNAVISRNVDATLYSVNFNTEYSFARHFGLKSSFYYNYGQNKTDGRPLYQIRPFEANFAFDYKNYASFGSYNLGTALRLVSKQTRGDFSKQNGLGIDKKEAAKGFGLLDLYGGIEFKNKVGIRFGVANLFDKDYAEFISGDHVAALDPVVVHAPGRTFFISFHSSF comes from the coding sequence ATGAGGCCCATTTTAAGCCTAGCAGTTCTTTCATCACTGCTTCTAGCAAATGAAGCAAATTTAGACATTATAAAGCCTATTAGAGAATTTGCTCCGCCGCCAGTCATCACGCCAAACGTTGCACAAAGCGCCTTTGTGGAAAATCAATTTGACCGCACTCAAAGAAGCGAATATCCATTTGTTACAAATTTGCTTGATAACTCAGCTGATATGTTTCATATTTCGGCTGGAATGTATGGCAAAAGCTTTTACAATTCATCGCTTTTTAAATATCGTGGCGCAAATTTTTATACCATTTTAAACGCAAATTTCACCAAAGCAAATAATTATAAAGATGGAAGTGGCAAAAGATGGGACTATGGCTACAATAGGCAAGGCCAAAGCGCTATCTTAGGCTTTGTGCCAAATGATCTTAGCGAGCTTAGGCTTACGTTTTTAAGGGATAATATCGATAAAGACAAGCAGCCAGAGCACGTGATGGATGCCTTTAAAACGACAAGAAAAGTCGGCAAGCTAAATATAAGATTAGGCGAAGAAGATCTTTCAAATACGCTAAATTTTGAATTTGTCCTAAAAAAAGTTGAGCGAAAAGCTGATAATTTTCATCTAAGAGATGCCACTCCAAATGTAAAAGTGGATTTAAAGAGAAATATATTTGAGGCAAATTTAAAGTATGACGCTGACTTTGCAAGCTTTCACAATCAAATAGGCGCGGGCTTTGAAAAAGATAAACATGACGGCAAAAGATACATGAAGCAAGGCAACAACTGGGTCTTTAATGGATATAGATTTGCCGATGTTAGAAATGATAAATTTATGCTCTTTGACACACTTGCTTATAAATTTAATGAAGCAAATGAAGCCTCGCTTGCCTTAAAATATGAAGAGCAAAGAAGTAAATTAAATGGCATCGACACTAAATTTTTCGTGCCAAATCCGATCGCACCTAATACTACTCGCAAATTAGTTCGTCAAATTTACGGCGAGGATGTAAGTGACAAGATCAAAAAAGACGCTTTTAGTGCAAGCTTAAAATATAAATTTACACCAAATGACAAGGATAGCTACTTTGCAAAACTTGAGAGCTTATCTCGCTTGCCAAGCAATATGGAGCGTTTCAATGCACTTTATGGCGAAGGCGATAAAGGCTGGATAGCAAATCCAAATTTAGAGCCAGAAAGACACAACAGAGCGGTTCTTGGCTTTAAATTTGGCAGCGAGTTTTACAAAGAATACCTAAACTCGCTTCAAAACAAAGATGCATTTAGCTTTGGAGGACATTTCATCGCTGATAGTGTTAAAAATTTGATCATTTTTGATAGACGCCACTCAAAGGCTGCGATGCCACTAATAAATAAAAATGCCGTCATCTCAAGAAACGTTGATGCAACGCTTTATAGTGTAAATTTCAATACAGAATATAGCTTTGCAAGGCACTTTGGCTTAAAAAGCTCGTTTTATTATAACTACGGACAAAACAAAACCGATGGCAGACCGCTTTATCAAATAAGGCCTTTTGAAGCAAATTTTGCATTTGACTACAAAAACTATGCAAGTTTTGGCAGCTATAATCTTGGCACTGCGCTAAGGCTAGTTTCAAAGCAAACTAGAGGCGATTTTAGCAAGCAAAATGGTCTAGGTATTGACAAAAAAGAGGCCGCAAAAGGATTTGGTTTGCTTGATCTTTATGGTGGCATAGAGTTTAAAAATAAAGTTGGCATAAGATTTGGCGTAGCAAATTTATTTGATAAAGATTATGCAGAATTTATCAGCGGTGATCACGTGGCAGCACTTGATCCAGTAGTCGTTCATGCCCCTGGTAGGACATTTTTCATTAGTTTCCACAGCAGTTTTTAA
- a CDS encoding non-canonical purine NTP pyrophosphatase, which produces MKIVLATSNLDKVKEIKEYLKGYEIYALSEVVKPFEIVEDGSTFQQNALIKSRAVFAKLKGQGLEGEFIALSDDSGISVDALGGEPGIYSARYFDLDENGKVCGKNADDANNRAKLISKLKALNLESSPAHYTACIAISSKFGDYTTHGFMYGEAINEERGTNGFGYDALFIPNGFNKTLGELDNETKLEISHRSKGLELANFVLKSLKKNFS; this is translated from the coding sequence ATGAAGATCGTGCTTGCGACGTCAAATTTAGACAAAGTAAAAGAGATAAAAGAGTATTTAAAAGGCTATGAAATTTACGCCTTAAGCGAGGTTGTAAAGCCATTTGAGATCGTTGAAGATGGCAGCACTTTTCAGCAAAATGCACTCATAAAGTCAAGAGCCGTCTTTGCAAAGCTTAAAGGGCAGGGGCTTGAGGGCGAATTTATTGCACTTAGCGATGATAGTGGCATTAGTGTGGATGCACTTGGTGGCGAGCCCGGGATCTACTCTGCGCGCTATTTTGACCTTGATGAAAATGGCAAGGTATGCGGCAAGAACGCAGATGACGCAAACAACAGAGCAAAGTTAATTAGCAAGCTAAAGGCGCTAAATTTAGAGAGCTCACCAGCTCACTACACCGCCTGTATCGCTATTAGCTCAAAATTTGGCGACTACACGACGCACGGCTTCATGTACGGCGAAGCGATAAACGAGGAGAGGGGTACAAATGGCTTTGGTTACGACGCACTTTTTATCCCAAATGGCTTTAACAAGACACTTGGCGAGCTAGATAATGAGACAAAGCTTGAAATTTCTCACCGCTCAAAGGGACTTGAGCTTGCAAATTTCGTGCTAAAAAGTCTAAAGAAAAACTTTAGTTAA
- a CDS encoding AAA family ATPase, translated as MKVSLKNVGMLDEANFEVGNLTIICGENNTGKTYATYSLYGYLDYMRNIREVPYYRARGDISDNVEHDDIQEIKLTYNKIKERLQKHMLNKSKMYEEYFLIGVMAGKEDDFANLEFNVEISISMDEIKDAINVFLISDNLLVRAKRRFEHILYDDGLIIKPINGIIGKRYIADYMNLLSDALLHIILRNNFILSVERTGASIFQEELDFTKIAKLETLKRMARDEDVDVFEILDEKKQLYPKPVRDNINFIRSLKQLSKKDSCFKEDNSKNQEILKVLSNLVGGKYKVTDIGILFQPKKSRKGYNIEIASSSVRSLLMLNFYILNTASKKDILMIDEPELNLHPNNQILVARLLVLLANAGIKVFITTHSDYIVREISNCVMLGSLTDDQIDKFKNKGYTKEYKINHQKVKAYLAENKKGKNILSSVDINERGIFMNTFDSPIDTQNENQSLIFAALLESNKNDK; from the coding sequence ATGAAAGTAAGCCTGAAAAATGTTGGAATGCTTGATGAGGCAAATTTTGAGGTAGGCAATCTAACTATTATATGTGGTGAAAATAATACAGGCAAAACTTACGCTACTTACAGTTTGTATGGCTATTTAGACTATATGCGCAATATACGAGAGGTACCTTATTATAGAGCTAGAGGGGATATTTCTGATAATGTAGAACATGATGATATACAAGAAATAAAACTTACATATAATAAAATCAAAGAACGATTACAAAAACACATGTTAAACAAGTCAAAAATGTACGAAGAATATTTTTTAATTGGAGTTATGGCTGGAAAAGAAGATGACTTTGCAAATTTAGAATTTAATGTTGAAATCTCAATTTCAATGGATGAAATAAAAGACGCCATTAATGTATTTTTAATATCAGATAATTTATTGGTAAGGGCAAAAAGAAGGTTTGAACATATTCTATATGATGATGGACTTATAATAAAACCCATAAATGGTATTATTGGTAAAAGATATATTGCTGACTACATGAATCTTTTATCTGACGCTTTACTACATATAATTTTAAGAAATAATTTTATTTTGAGCGTTGAAAGGACTGGTGCATCAATTTTTCAAGAAGAACTCGACTTTACAAAAATAGCAAAATTGGAAACTTTAAAAAGAATGGCAAGAGATGAAGATGTTGATGTATTTGAAATATTAGATGAAAAAAAACAACTATACCCAAAGCCGGTTAGAGACAATATTAATTTTATAAGAAGCTTAAAACAACTATCTAAAAAAGATAGTTGTTTTAAAGAGGACAATAGCAAGAATCAAGAAATCCTGAAGGTGTTAAGCAATTTAGTTGGAGGTAAATATAAGGTTACAGATATAGGAATTTTATTTCAACCTAAAAAATCAAGAAAAGGTTACAATATAGAGATAGCTTCTAGCTCAGTTAGATCTCTTTTGATGTTAAATTTCTATATTCTTAATACGGCCAGCAAGAAAGACATCCTTATGATCGATGAGCCTGAATTAAATCTACATCCGAATAATCAAATTTTAGTCGCTAGGCTTTTGGTATTACTTGCAAATGCGGGCATAAAAGTGTTTATCACAACTCATAGTGATTATATTGTTCGTGAAATAAGTAATTGTGTAATGCTTGGAAGTTTAACTGACGACCAGATAGATAAGTTTAAAAATAAAGGTTATACAAAAGAGTACAAAATTAACCATCAAAAAGTAAAAGCATATTTGGCAGAGAATAAAAAAGGTAAAAACATTTTGAGTAGTGTTGATATCAATGAACGCGGAATTTTTATGAATACTTTTGATTCTCCAATAGATACACAAAATGAAAATCAAAGCTTAATTTTTGCTGCACTTTTAGAGAGTAACAAAAATGACAAATAA
- a CDS encoding NnrS family protein: MINNFFTHPMRIFFLMSAACAVLGASVFFTPTDFVSLHKFIFLQLFLALAYAGFLLTGLTDWTNFQASLKIHAYILFSLFFISFILAFFSLFLAHCFIALFWLYLVLLCVYMIWQDKNDDQFGVLGFLFGILGFEIYYLISGNEKFLNLQVFIHVIAILLISYRVSVVLGKEALKREKGMDEAVFVPNFIYKNIAICCVCAFLLLNIFFEESMGVYYAAIACGSAVLAKLKEWHYKELFRHSFVLLYYFMQLFLAVGFLGIGFSGIFELHLETNFMHLIAINAVVFSVMLIFNVAGLRHSGQELEFLRLSKIAFILVLLAGVSRGILAYFWSGFYIHLPAMLIAIAFVFWLINFYVIFRDNDFSDDPE, translated from the coding sequence ATGATTAATAACTTTTTTACTCATCCTATGAGGATATTTTTCTTAATGAGTGCCGCCTGTGCGGTGCTTGGTGCTAGTGTGTTTTTTACTCCAACTGATTTTGTGAGTTTGCATAAATTTATATTTTTGCAACTTTTTTTAGCCCTTGCTTATGCTGGATTTTTGCTAACTGGACTAACTGATTGGACAAATTTTCAAGCATCTCTAAAAATACATGCTTATATATTATTTTCACTCTTTTTTATAAGCTTTATATTGGCATTTTTTAGCCTATTTTTAGCACACTGCTTTATCGCTCTTTTTTGGCTTTACTTGGTTTTGCTTTGTGTTTATATGATCTGGCAGGATAAAAACGATGATCAATTTGGCGTGCTTGGCTTTTTGTTTGGCATTTTAGGCTTTGAAATTTATTATCTAATAAGTGGCAATGAAAAATTTCTAAATTTACAAGTTTTTATCCACGTAATCGCTATCTTACTAATCTCTTACCGCGTTAGTGTCGTACTTGGGAAAGAAGCGCTAAAAAGAGAAAAAGGCATGGATGAAGCTGTTTTTGTGCCAAATTTTATCTATAAAAATATCGCTATCTGCTGCGTTTGTGCTTTTTTGCTTTTAAATATATTTTTTGAGGAAAGCATGGGTGTCTATTATGCCGCGATAGCTTGCGGAAGTGCGGTACTTGCAAAGCTTAAAGAGTGGCACTATAAAGAGCTTTTTAGACATAGTTTTGTGCTTTTATACTATTTTATGCAGCTATTTTTAGCGGTTGGATTTTTAGGGATCGGCTTTAGCGGCATTTTTGAACTCCATCTTGAAACAAATTTTATGCATCTAATAGCGATAAATGCAGTAGTTTTTAGCGTGATGCTTATATTTAATGTCGCTGGACTTCGTCACAGCGGGCAAGAGCTTGAGTTTTTACGCCTTAGCAAAATTGCATTTATTTTAGTTCTTTTAGCTGGTGTTAGCAGAGGAATTTTGGCTTATTTTTGGAGTGGCTTTTACATTCATTTGCCCGCAATGCTAATAGCAATCGCTTTTGTTTTTTGGCTCATAAATTTTTATGTGATCTTTAGGGATAACGATTTTAGCGATGATCCAGAGTAA
- a CDS encoding ABC transporter ATP-binding protein — protein sequence MLELKNVEYEILRDKVVRNFSLNVKGGEVVTLFGPSGCGKTTILRLISGLNEPRKGKIFNNFKKTTYFFQENRLLTWKNALENVLLVMDKPDVNAVLELFKKVGLSQKDILKYPSELSGGMRQRVAFVRAVVTKPDLLLMDEPFSGLDYDMKEILIEIIGQRVSEGMSVVLVTHDRMEAVKMSNRIYFLSSKGAVIQRELEIDKDFKERDFTFISKMIDENFKGQIYYD from the coding sequence ATGCTTGAGCTTAAAAATGTAGAGTATGAAATTTTAAGAGATAAGGTCGTAAGGAATTTTAGTCTAAATGTAAAAGGTGGCGAGGTAGTGACGCTTTTTGGGCCATCAGGATGTGGTAAGACGACGATACTTCGGCTTATTAGCGGACTAAATGAGCCTAGAAAAGGAAAAATTTTTAATAACTTTAAAAAGACTACATATTTTTTTCAAGAAAATCGTCTGCTAACATGGAAAAATGCTCTTGAAAATGTGCTTTTGGTTATGGATAAACCAGATGTTAACGCCGTTTTAGAGCTTTTTAAAAAGGTTGGATTAAGCCAAAAGGACATTTTAAAATACCCAAGCGAGCTAAGTGGCGGCATGAGACAAAGGGTAGCTTTCGTAAGAGCGGTCGTAACAAAGCCTGATCTACTTTTAATGGATGAGCCTTTTTCTGGGCTTGATTATGATATGAAAGAAATTTTGATTGAGATTATTGGCCAAAGAGTAAGCGAAGGTATGAGCGTAGTTCTCGTCACGCACGATAGAATGGAGGCTGTGAAGATGTCAAATAGAATTTATTTCCTATCAAGTAAAGGTGCAGTTATACAAAGAGAACTTGAAATAGACAAAGATTTCAAAGAGCGCGATTTTACGTTTATTAGCAAGATGATAGATGAAAATTTCAAAGGGCAAATTTATTATGATTAA
- a CDS encoding ABC transporter substrate-binding protein yields MLNRRKFLGLSTALGVSAFAPNLFAKESFTMWGAPAIPSVIMAVAALQGELNKTYDVSLNIWKTPDQLRAGVASGDIKVTMSPSNVAANLRNQGLDFAMLNLLTLGVMNAMVKDEKIKNLEDFVGKKLIMPFRGDMPDLVLRALCKKRGIDVSKIDITYTATPPEALLLFLQKDFDILIVPQPLGEATILRGKKAGVSVHYSVDFPKIWGESFGTKPIIPMAGIIVERGFYEKNLSLFDTLHNDLKNALSWILENKQSAAKIGSSYLPAPEVALANAFDKANLTVTKANELQNEIMAFFEEIYQFNPKFLGGKMPDKGLFL; encoded by the coding sequence ATGTTAAATAGAAGAAAATTTTTAGGACTTAGCACAGCTTTAGGCGTTAGCGCATTTGCACCAAATTTATTTGCAAAAGAGAGCTTTACTATGTGGGGTGCACCAGCGATCCCAAGCGTTATCATGGCGGTTGCTGCGCTGCAAGGCGAGTTAAACAAAACTTATGATGTAAGTCTAAATATATGGAAAACACCAGATCAGCTGCGTGCAGGCGTAGCTAGCGGGGATATCAAAGTCACGATGTCACCATCAAATGTCGCTGCAAATTTAAGAAACCAAGGGCTTGATTTTGCGATGTTAAATTTGCTGACTCTTGGCGTTATGAACGCTATGGTTAAGGATGAAAAGATCAAAAATTTAGAAGATTTTGTAGGCAAAAAGCTTATCATGCCATTTAGAGGCGACATGCCTGATCTTGTCCTAAGAGCACTTTGCAAGAAGCGAGGCATAGACGTTAGCAAAATAGACATCACCTATACAGCAACACCTCCTGAGGCTCTACTTTTATTTTTACAAAAAGATTTTGACATTTTAATAGTTCCACAACCTCTTGGCGAAGCGACTATTTTGCGCGGTAAAAAAGCAGGCGTTAGCGTGCATTACTCAGTTGATTTTCCAAAAATTTGGGGCGAGAGCTTTGGTACAAAACCGATAATCCCAATGGCTGGCATTATCGTAGAAAGAGGCTTTTACGAGAAAAACTTAAGTCTATTTGATACGCTTCATAATGACCTTAAAAATGCACTTTCATGGATACTTGAGAACAAACAAAGCGCAGCAAAGATTGGCTCGAGCTACTTGCCAGCTCCAGAAGTAGCGCTTGCAAATGCTTTTGATAAGGCAAATTTAACAGTAACAAAAGCAAATGAACTACAAAATGAGATCATGGCGTTTTTTGAAGAAATTTATCAGTTTAATCCAAAATTTCTAGGCGGTAAGATGCCAGATAAAGGTCTATTTTTATGA
- a CDS encoding ABC transporter permease: MILIDGIKKDRSSFLKIIDYFWGGFSGFAVVFLILAIWQVGSEFSSPLLLPPPKDVFLKACEILKDYKNSEINITLCRSLIGVCSATFFGIFLGLVAGSFKSFAAFLKPVITLLLSMPPIIWIVLAIFWFGFGNFSTVFTIFITVLPLTFASSAVAMSSVDEELKEMFDAYNLGILKKIRHLYIPHLTSYIISSISVAVAMGVKIVIMAELLGANNGMGAKIANARAMLETTEVMAYVLLSITLIMLFEYLIIEPLKIALMPWRR, encoded by the coding sequence ATGATACTAATTGATGGCATCAAAAAAGATCGCTCAAGCTTTTTAAAAATAATTGACTATTTTTGGGGCGGATTTAGCGGATTTGCCGTAGTTTTTTTGATCTTAGCCATTTGGCAAGTGGGAAGCGAGTTTAGCTCCCCACTCTTGCTTCCACCACCAAAAGATGTATTTTTAAAAGCCTGTGAAATTTTAAAAGATTATAAAAACAGCGAGATAAACATAACGCTTTGCAGATCACTGATCGGAGTTTGCTCGGCAACATTTTTTGGTATATTTCTAGGGCTAGTAGCAGGTAGTTTTAAAAGTTTTGCGGCCTTTTTAAAGCCTGTTATCACCTTGCTTTTGTCAATGCCGCCGATTATTTGGATAGTACTTGCTATTTTTTGGTTTGGATTTGGAAATTTTAGCACCGTTTTTACTATCTTTATAACCGTTTTACCGCTTACTTTTGCAAGCTCGGCAGTTGCTATGAGTAGCGTAGATGAGGAGCTAAAAGAGATGTTTGACGCTTATAATCTAGGAATTTTAAAAAAGATAAGACACCTTTACATCCCGCATCTTACGAGCTACATAATAAGCTCTATTAGCGTAGCTGTCGCAATGGGCGTAAAGATAGTCATAATGGCTGAGCTACTAGGTGCAAATAACGGCATGGGAGCAAAGATAGCAAATGCAAGGGCAATGCTTGAAACAACCGAGGTAATGGCATATGTTCTTTTAAGCATCACTCTTATCATGCTTTTTGAATACCTCATCATCGAGCCATTAAAAATAGCTTTGATGCCTTGGAGAAGATGA
- a CDS encoding saccharopine dehydrogenase family protein, with the protein MSNILIIGAGGVSQVATVKCAMNSDVFSKITLASRTKSKCDAIAKFIKDRLGVQIDTAQIDADDTDAVVALIKKTGADLLLNVALPYQDLTLMDACSRAGIPYIDTANYEHPDTAKFEYKLQWAKDGEFKAANTMALLGSGFDPGVTNVFCAYAQQNLFDEIHEIDILDCNAGDHGYPFATNFNPEINLREVSAKGRYWERGEWKETGPMEIMFKWDYPKVGVKDSYLLYHEELESLVKNIKGLKRIRFFMTFGQSYLTHMKCLENVGMLRIDEVEHNGVKIVPIQFLKTLLPDPASLGPRTKGKTNIGCVIRGLKDGKERQVYIYNVCDHEACYAETGAQAVSYTTGVPAMIGSMMVAKGIWSGKGVFNMENFDAKPFMDELNKQGLPWEIIEMKPGERYEV; encoded by the coding sequence ATGTCAAATATCTTAATCATAGGCGCGGGCGGCGTGAGCCAAGTCGCGACCGTAAAATGTGCAATGAACTCGGACGTTTTTAGCAAGATCACCCTTGCAAGCCGCACCAAAAGCAAGTGCGACGCGATCGCTAAATTTATCAAAGACCGCCTAGGCGTGCAAATTGACACCGCCCAGATCGACGCGGACGATACCGATGCCGTGGTCGCGCTCATCAAAAAAACGGGCGCCGATTTGCTTTTAAACGTCGCGCTGCCGTATCAGGACCTAACCCTCATGGACGCGTGCTCTCGCGCCGGCATCCCATACATCGACACCGCAAACTACGAGCACCCCGACACCGCCAAATTTGAATACAAGCTACAGTGGGCAAAGGACGGCGAGTTTAAAGCCGCAAACACGATGGCGCTACTGGGAAGCGGCTTTGATCCGGGAGTGACGAACGTATTTTGCGCCTACGCACAGCAAAATCTCTTTGACGAGATCCACGAGATCGACATCCTAGACTGCAACGCAGGCGATCACGGATATCCGTTCGCGACGAATTTTAACCCCGAAATCAACCTGCGCGAAGTGAGCGCAAAGGGCCGCTACTGGGAGCGCGGCGAGTGGAAAGAAACGGGGCCGATGGAAATAATGTTCAAATGGGACTACCCGAAAGTCGGCGTCAAAGATAGCTACCTGCTCTATCACGAGGAGCTTGAAAGCTTAGTAAAAAACATCAAAGGGCTAAAGCGAATCCGCTTTTTTATGACGTTCGGGCAGAGCTACCTAACTCACATGAAATGCCTAGAAAACGTCGGCATGCTGCGCATTGACGAGGTCGAGCACAACGGCGTAAAAATCGTGCCGATACAGTTTCTAAAAACCTTGCTACCTGATCCTGCAAGCCTCGGTCCTCGCACGAAGGGCAAAACCAACATCGGCTGCGTAATACGCGGCCTAAAAGACGGCAAAGAGCGTCAAGTCTATATCTATAACGTCTGCGACCACGAGGCTTGCTACGCCGAGACGGGCGCGCAGGCCGTAAGCTACACGACGGGCGTGCCTGCGATGATCGGCTCGATGATGGTCGCAAAGGGTATCTGGAGCGGGAAAGGCGTCTTTAACATGGAAAATTTCGACGCCAAGCCTTTCATGGACGAGCTAAATAAGCAGGGCTTGCCGTGGGAGATAATCGAAATGAAGCCAGGAGAAAGATACGAAGTCTAA